In Microbacterium lushaniae, the following are encoded in one genomic region:
- a CDS encoding Trp biosynthesis-associated membrane protein → MIRRARLIAVVATLAAGATGVISATQTWLTVVLADGSAEPLLVPGAAALPVLTPLSLAALALGAALSIVGTVVRVVFGAIGLAIAAVLGWLSAVVAFAPPVTAVAATVSAATGISGVDGVGRLVESIAPTPWPALTLAAQVVLAAASVFTIVTARRWRSGADRRYRTTPGPAGSRPADAIDSWDDLSRGEDPTR, encoded by the coding sequence ATGATCCGGCGCGCGCGCCTCATCGCCGTCGTCGCCACCCTGGCCGCGGGGGCGACCGGCGTCATCTCGGCGACCCAGACGTGGCTCACGGTCGTGCTCGCCGACGGATCCGCCGAGCCGCTCCTGGTCCCCGGGGCCGCGGCCCTTCCGGTTCTGACCCCCCTGAGCCTCGCCGCACTCGCGCTGGGGGCGGCGCTGTCGATCGTCGGCACCGTGGTGCGTGTCGTCTTCGGGGCGATCGGGCTCGCGATCGCGGCCGTGCTGGGATGGCTCTCAGCGGTCGTCGCCTTCGCGCCGCCGGTCACGGCGGTCGCCGCCACGGTGAGTGCGGCGACCGGGATCTCGGGCGTCGACGGCGTCGGGCGCCTGGTGGAGAGCATCGCCCCCACGCCGTGGCCGGCCCTGACCCTGGCGGCCCAGGTGGTGCTGGCGGCGGCGAGCGTCTTCACGATCGTCACCGCGCGCCGGTGGCGCAGCGGCGCCGACCGGCGATACCGCACGACCCCGGGGCCCGCGGGCTCACGGCCTGCCGACGCGATCGACTCGTGGGACGACCTGTCGCGCGGCGAGGACCCCACGCGCTAG
- a CDS encoding DUF6704 family protein: MSSNIGDPGHGHSPAAWTAVTIMLAAIAIGTTAFFFDLQWLVWASAALVVVGLLVGWGMAKAGYGVGGAKYTPKEH; encoded by the coding sequence ATGAGCAGCAACATCGGCGACCCCGGTCACGGACACTCGCCGGCCGCGTGGACGGCCGTGACGATCATGCTCGCCGCGATCGCGATCGGGACCACCGCGTTCTTCTTCGACCTCCAGTGGCTCGTGTGGGCCTCCGCCGCTCTGGTCGTCGTGGGGTTGCTCGTGGGCTGGGGCATGGCGAAGGCCGGCTACGGCGTGGGCGGCGCGAAGTACACCCCCAAAGAGCATTGA
- the trpA gene encoding tryptophan synthase subunit alpha yields the protein MTSRVAAAIDAAHAQGRGAFIGYLPAGFPDVRTGIEAAVALADSGADVLEIGPPYSDPVMDGEVIQEATQAALAGGFRLRDLFPAIAEITSRVDVPVLVMTYWNPVVQYGVDRYADALVAAGAAGLITPDITPEEAGEWIAASKRTGLDRVFLAAPTSSDERLEMIAKASTGFVYTVSTMGITGERADLDAAARTLVGRLRAAGAERACVGIGISTPDHVAGVVDYADGAIVGTALVRALRDRGLDGLAETARALAGGTARQPSTR from the coding sequence GTGACCTCCCGGGTCGCCGCCGCCATCGACGCGGCGCACGCGCAGGGGCGCGGAGCGTTCATCGGCTACCTGCCGGCCGGGTTCCCCGACGTGCGCACCGGCATCGAAGCGGCCGTCGCGCTGGCGGACAGCGGCGCCGACGTGCTGGAGATCGGGCCGCCCTACAGCGACCCCGTGATGGACGGGGAGGTCATCCAGGAGGCCACGCAGGCGGCCCTGGCGGGCGGCTTCCGGCTGCGCGATCTGTTCCCCGCGATCGCCGAGATCACCAGCCGCGTGGACGTGCCGGTGCTGGTCATGACGTACTGGAACCCGGTCGTGCAGTACGGCGTCGACCGGTACGCCGACGCGCTCGTGGCGGCGGGGGCGGCGGGTCTGATCACCCCCGACATCACGCCGGAAGAAGCGGGGGAGTGGATCGCCGCGAGCAAGCGGACAGGCCTTGACCGCGTGTTCCTCGCGGCTCCCACATCCAGCGACGAGCGCCTGGAGATGATCGCGAAGGCGTCCACCGGCTTCGTCTACACGGTGTCGACGATGGGCATCACAGGGGAGCGTGCCGACCTGGATGCCGCCGCACGCACGCTCGTCGGACGCCTGCGCGCGGCGGGAGCCGAGCGGGCCTGCGTGGGCATCGGCATCTCCACGCCCGACCACGTCGCCGGCGTCGTGGACTACGCCGACGGCGCGATCGTGGGCACCGCCCTCGTGCGGGCGCTGCGCGATCGCGGCTTGGACGGTCTCGCCGAGACCGCACGCGCCCTCGCCGGCGGCACTGCACGCCAGCCCTCGACGCGCTGA
- the hisI gene encoding phosphoribosyl-AMP cyclohydrolase, with protein sequence MTDSVEERIARVAFTPEGLAPAIIQQWDSGEVLMLGWMDAEALRRTLTSGRVTFWSRSRQEYWRKGDTSGHIQLVRGARLDCDADALLIQVEQVGPACHTGTRTCFDADDLDPVADATS encoded by the coding sequence ATGACCGACAGCGTGGAAGAGCGCATCGCGCGCGTGGCCTTCACCCCCGAGGGTCTCGCGCCGGCGATCATCCAGCAGTGGGACTCCGGCGAGGTGCTCATGCTGGGGTGGATGGATGCCGAGGCGCTGCGCCGGACGCTCACCAGCGGCCGCGTGACCTTCTGGTCGCGGTCGCGGCAGGAGTACTGGCGCAAGGGCGACACCTCCGGGCACATCCAGCTCGTGCGCGGCGCGCGCCTGGACTGCGACGCAGACGCACTGCTGATCCAGGTGGAGCAGGTCGGCCCGGCCTGCCACACCGGCACCCGGACGTGCTTCGACGCCGACGACCTCGATCCGGTGGCGGACGCGACGTCATGA
- the trpB gene encoding tryptophan synthase subunit beta, producing the protein MSLRSETGPFFGEFGGRYMPESLIAAIDELTAVYESAMADPAFLAEFRSLLHSYAGRPSPITEVPRFAEHAGGARIFLKREDLNHTGSHKINNVLGQALLTRRLGKTRVIAETGAGQHGVATATAAALFGFECTIYMGEVDTERQALNVARMRLLGAEVVPVRTGSRTLKDAINEAYRDWVGSVETTNYIFGTAAGPHPFPAMVRDFQKVIGEEARAQLLEEVGRLPDAVFACVGGGSNAIGMFDAFLDDADVRLYGVEAAGDGVDTPRHAASIERGRPGVLHGARTFVLQDEDGQTVESHSISAGLDYPGVGPEHAWLASIGRAAYIPATDDEAMQALRLLSETEGIIPAIESAHALAGALRMGPELGSDAVIAVCLSGRGDKDMDTAARYFELYDAQQAEIVNVPPEDEAASGEGIEL; encoded by the coding sequence ATGAGCCTACGTTCGGAAACCGGCCCGTTCTTCGGGGAGTTCGGCGGTCGCTACATGCCGGAATCCCTCATCGCCGCGATCGACGAGCTCACCGCCGTCTACGAATCGGCCATGGCCGATCCCGCCTTCCTGGCGGAGTTCCGCAGCCTGCTGCACAGCTACGCCGGCCGTCCCTCGCCGATCACCGAGGTGCCGCGCTTCGCCGAGCATGCCGGGGGCGCACGCATCTTCCTCAAACGGGAAGACCTCAATCACACCGGCTCGCACAAGATCAACAACGTCCTCGGCCAGGCGCTGCTGACCCGTCGGCTGGGCAAGACCCGCGTCATCGCCGAGACCGGCGCCGGCCAGCACGGCGTCGCCACGGCAACGGCCGCGGCGCTCTTCGGCTTCGAGTGCACGATCTACATGGGCGAGGTCGACACCGAGCGCCAGGCGCTCAACGTCGCGCGGATGCGGCTCCTGGGCGCCGAGGTGGTCCCCGTGCGCACGGGGTCGCGCACGCTCAAGGACGCCATCAACGAGGCGTACCGCGACTGGGTCGGCAGCGTGGAGACGACCAACTACATCTTCGGCACCGCTGCGGGACCGCATCCGTTCCCCGCGATGGTGCGCGACTTCCAGAAGGTGATCGGCGAGGAGGCCCGCGCCCAGCTGCTCGAGGAGGTCGGCCGCCTTCCCGACGCGGTCTTCGCGTGCGTGGGCGGGGGCTCCAACGCGATCGGGATGTTCGACGCCTTCCTGGACGACGCCGACGTGCGCCTGTACGGCGTGGAGGCAGCCGGCGACGGCGTGGACACGCCCCGGCACGCCGCCTCGATCGAGCGCGGGCGACCCGGGGTGCTCCACGGCGCACGCACCTTCGTGCTGCAGGACGAGGACGGCCAGACCGTCGAGTCGCACTCGATCTCCGCCGGCCTGGACTACCCGGGGGTGGGCCCCGAGCACGCGTGGCTGGCTTCCATCGGGCGCGCCGCGTACATCCCGGCCACCGATGACGAGGCCATGCAGGCGCTCCGCCTGCTGAGCGAGACCGAGGGCATCATCCCCGCGATCGAGTCGGCGCACGCGCTGGCGGGGGCGCTGCGCATGGGACCCGAGCTCGGCTCCGACGCCGTGATCGCGGTGTGCCTGTCGGGCCGGGGGGACAAGGACATGGACACCGCCGCGCGGTACTTCGAGCTCTACGACGCGCAGCAGGCCGAGATCGTCAACGTGCCACCGGAAGACGAGGCCGCCAGCGGAGAGGGTATCGAGCTGTGA
- the hisG gene encoding ATP phosphoribosyltransferase — MLRIAVPNKGSLADTASEMLSEAGYTGRRDPKDLHVIDPANEVEFFYLRPRDIATYVGSGALDVGLTGRDLLLDARMPGAREIEALGFGDSTFRFAGPPGRFTELADLEGTRVATAYPGLVDGFLDERGIAVDLVPLDGAVESAVQLGVADAVADVVSTGTTLRQAGLEIFGPALLESEAVLIAGPREVEGTDTLLRRLRGVLVARRYVLIDYDLPARLVDDAVAVAPGIESPTISPLRDPEWVAVRVMSPRRGVNQVMDALYAIGARAILVTEIHAARL, encoded by the coding sequence ATGCTGCGCATCGCCGTGCCGAACAAGGGCTCGCTCGCCGACACCGCCTCCGAGATGCTCTCGGAGGCCGGTTACACCGGCCGGCGTGACCCCAAAGACCTCCATGTGATCGACCCCGCGAACGAGGTCGAGTTCTTCTACCTCCGCCCCCGCGACATCGCCACCTACGTCGGCTCCGGCGCCCTGGATGTCGGTCTCACCGGCCGTGACCTCCTGCTGGATGCCCGCATGCCGGGGGCCCGCGAGATCGAGGCGCTCGGCTTCGGCGACTCCACGTTCCGCTTCGCCGGCCCGCCCGGACGCTTCACCGAACTCGCCGATCTCGAGGGCACCCGCGTGGCCACGGCCTACCCGGGCCTGGTCGACGGATTCCTCGACGAACGCGGCATCGCCGTGGACCTGGTCCCGCTGGACGGGGCGGTCGAATCCGCCGTGCAGCTGGGCGTCGCCGACGCCGTCGCCGATGTGGTGTCCACGGGCACGACGCTGCGCCAGGCGGGGCTGGAGATCTTCGGTCCGGCGCTGCTGGAGTCCGAGGCGGTGCTCATCGCCGGTCCCCGCGAGGTCGAGGGCACCGACACGCTCCTGCGGCGCCTGCGCGGCGTGCTCGTGGCCCGACGGTACGTGCTCATCGACTACGACCTGCCCGCGCGGCTGGTCGACGACGCCGTCGCGGTGGCACCGGGGATCGAGTCGCCGACCATCTCGCCGCTGCGCGATCCGGAGTGGGTCGCGGTGCGCGTGATGAGCCCCCGCCGCGGCGTGAACCAGGTGATGGACGCGCTGTACGCCATCGGAGCCCGTGCGATCCTCGTGACCGAGATCCACGCGGCGCGGCTGTGA
- the trpC gene encoding indole-3-glycerol phosphate synthase TrpC translates to MLADLTAGAVEDASQRSLIRPQAEVERAALSQAPARDALAALAPADRVRIIAEVKRASPSRGDLADIPDPAAQARLYEEGGASAISVLTEGRRFKGSLADLEAVKAAVSAPVLRKDFIATPYQVLEARAAGADLVLLIVAALEQRVLAELHRLVLDLGMTPLVETHSAEEAARAADIGARLVGVNARDLSTFALDRDLFGRLVDRLPADAVKVAESAVLSPDDVAHYRAAGADAVLIGEALVTGDPVATLRAFLGAST, encoded by the coding sequence ATGCTCGCCGACCTCACCGCCGGCGCCGTGGAGGACGCTTCGCAGCGGTCCCTCATCCGGCCCCAGGCCGAGGTCGAGCGTGCCGCGCTGAGCCAGGCGCCCGCGCGTGATGCGCTCGCGGCACTGGCCCCGGCCGACCGGGTCCGGATCATCGCGGAGGTCAAGCGCGCGAGTCCTTCGCGCGGCGACCTCGCCGACATCCCCGACCCCGCGGCACAGGCGCGGCTGTACGAGGAGGGCGGGGCATCCGCGATCTCCGTGCTCACCGAGGGGCGCCGGTTCAAGGGCAGCCTCGCCGACCTGGAGGCGGTCAAGGCCGCCGTTTCGGCGCCCGTGCTGCGCAAGGACTTCATCGCGACGCCGTACCAGGTGCTGGAAGCCCGGGCGGCCGGCGCCGACCTCGTGCTGCTGATCGTGGCCGCGCTCGAGCAGCGCGTGCTGGCGGAGCTGCACCGACTCGTCCTCGATCTCGGAATGACTCCACTGGTGGAGACCCATTCCGCCGAGGAGGCCGCGCGCGCCGCCGACATCGGAGCGCGCCTGGTGGGCGTCAACGCCCGCGACCTGTCGACCTTCGCGCTCGATCGCGATCTGTTCGGCCGGCTCGTCGACCGCCTGCCCGCCGACGCCGTCAAAGTGGCCGAGTCGGCGGTGCTGAGCCCCGACGACGTCGCGCACTACCGCGCAGCCGGCGCCGACGCCGTGCTGATCGGGGAAGCCCTGGTCACGGGCGACCCCGTCGCGACACTCCGTGCCTTCCTGGGAGCATCCACATGA
- a CDS encoding primosomal protein N' produces MTARRVARVLLDSPLPQLDRLFDYALPDGVEVEPGVRVRVPLRSAGRLIDGFVVEVDDEDDGDRPLSMLETVVSTVPVLPPALYALARRVADRAAGSAADILRLAIPKRMVRAEKAWLAVGPPPPPALDADALTRADAVLGEYPELLAGVRAGERMVVDAPPRPARDIPAGAWAVLLAAAAARELADGRSAILVVPDYRDQAQLERALAAFVPPEAVVRDDSDQSGPARYAQFLRTLADAPCIVIGRRSAVYAPVRAGFVAIWDDGDPLLSEPLSPGVHARDAALVRQELEGSALLFAGHTRTTDVQRLVDVRWVREIAAARRTSPRVVLSATREGERGSRVPSSAFQAAREAVAHGPVLVQVSRPGYAPSLVCAECRRPARCAACAGPLRAARAGAVPTCAWCGRAAHGWTCAHCQSEKVRMASSGSERTADELGRAFPGVRVIVSDGAHPVAEVDGRPALVVATRGAEPFAPGGYAAVVLLDGERMLLSEALRIGEDCLRWWSDAAALAAPGAPVHLVGVTGPVARALATWTQAAYARSELAERAPLHMPPAVRLASVEGPIRAVDATLAELRAEVPDLGPDAILGPVARTSSPDTPTARALVRFDYATGRAVAESLRAAVVADAARARARTRGKGTPARNTLRVRFDIPEPDL; encoded by the coding sequence ATGACCGCCCGACGCGTCGCGCGAGTGCTGCTGGATTCCCCCCTGCCGCAGCTGGACCGGCTGTTCGACTATGCCCTCCCCGACGGTGTGGAGGTGGAACCCGGCGTGCGCGTGCGCGTCCCGCTGCGCTCGGCGGGCCGGCTGATCGACGGTTTCGTCGTCGAGGTCGATGACGAGGACGACGGCGATCGGCCGCTGTCGATGCTCGAAACGGTCGTCTCCACCGTGCCGGTGCTGCCGCCCGCGCTGTACGCGCTGGCCCGTCGCGTCGCCGATCGCGCCGCCGGCTCGGCCGCCGACATCCTGCGACTGGCGATCCCCAAGCGCATGGTCCGCGCTGAGAAGGCGTGGCTCGCGGTCGGCCCGCCGCCACCGCCCGCCCTCGACGCGGACGCGCTCACGCGCGCCGATGCGGTGCTGGGGGAGTACCCCGAGCTCCTCGCCGGCGTCCGGGCGGGGGAGCGCATGGTGGTGGATGCTCCGCCCCGGCCCGCTCGCGACATTCCCGCCGGGGCGTGGGCCGTGCTGCTGGCGGCAGCTGCCGCGCGCGAACTGGCCGACGGCCGCAGCGCGATCCTCGTCGTCCCCGACTACCGCGACCAGGCGCAGCTGGAGCGCGCACTGGCGGCATTCGTGCCGCCGGAGGCGGTCGTCCGCGACGATTCCGACCAATCGGGGCCGGCCCGATACGCGCAGTTCCTGCGCACGCTCGCCGACGCACCCTGCATCGTCATCGGACGCCGGTCGGCGGTGTATGCGCCCGTGCGCGCCGGGTTCGTCGCGATCTGGGACGACGGCGACCCGCTGCTGTCGGAGCCGCTGAGCCCGGGTGTGCACGCCCGCGACGCGGCCCTGGTGCGGCAGGAGCTGGAGGGCTCGGCGCTGCTGTTCGCCGGTCACACCCGCACGACCGACGTGCAGCGTCTCGTGGACGTGCGCTGGGTGCGCGAGATCGCCGCCGCCCGCCGCACCTCCCCTCGGGTGGTGCTGAGCGCGACCCGCGAGGGGGAGCGAGGCTCGCGCGTGCCCTCGAGCGCGTTCCAGGCCGCTCGCGAGGCCGTCGCGCACGGCCCGGTGCTCGTCCAGGTCTCCCGTCCCGGGTACGCGCCGTCGCTGGTGTGCGCGGAGTGCCGGCGTCCGGCGCGGTGCGCGGCGTGCGCGGGGCCGCTGCGCGCGGCGCGTGCGGGCGCCGTCCCCACGTGCGCGTGGTGCGGGCGCGCAGCCCACGGGTGGACGTGCGCGCACTGCCAGTCGGAGAAGGTGCGGATGGCCTCATCCGGCAGCGAGCGCACCGCCGACGAGCTCGGACGCGCCTTCCCGGGCGTGCGCGTGATCGTCTCCGACGGCGCGCATCCCGTCGCCGAGGTCGACGGCCGGCCCGCCCTGGTGGTCGCCACGCGCGGCGCCGAGCCCTTCGCCCCCGGCGGGTACGCCGCGGTCGTCCTGCTCGACGGCGAGCGGATGCTGCTGTCCGAAGCCCTCCGCATCGGCGAGGACTGCCTGCGCTGGTGGTCCGACGCCGCCGCCCTCGCGGCCCCGGGCGCACCGGTGCATCTCGTCGGCGTCACCGGCCCCGTCGCCCGTGCCCTGGCCACCTGGACGCAGGCGGCCTACGCCCGCAGCGAGCTGGCCGAGCGCGCGCCGCTGCACATGCCGCCCGCCGTGCGGCTCGCCTCGGTGGAGGGCCCGATCCGCGCCGTCGATGCGACCCTGGCCGAACTGCGCGCGGAAGTGCCCGACCTGGGCCCCGACGCGATCCTCGGTCCGGTCGCGCGGACGAGCTCACCTGACACGCCCACCGCACGCGCCCTCGTGCGATTCGACTACGCCACCGGGCGCGCCGTCGCGGAGAGCCTGCGGGCGGCCGTCGTCGCCGATGCCGCACGGGCGCGTGCGCGCACGCGCGGGAAGGGCACCCCTGCCCGCAATACACTCAGAGTCCGGTTCGACATCCCGGAACCGGACCTGTGA
- the rpe gene encoding ribulose-phosphate 3-epimerase, whose translation MTPTRESGAVRINPSILAADFVNMQSELARIAGADFVHVDVMDNHFVPNLTFGPQMVGRIQDTSPVPLDVHLMIDEPERWAPGYAELGAASVTFHLEASAEPITLARKLRAAGARAGVAIKPDTPGESLYDVLDEFDQVLVMTVEPGFGGQSFREETMPKLRTLVDEARRRGSAVWFQVDGGISESTIAQAAEAGADTFVAGSAVFGSDDPDAAIAHLRSLARRHHTGP comes from the coding sequence GTGACCCCCACCCGCGAGTCCGGCGCCGTCCGGATCAACCCCAGCATCCTCGCCGCCGATTTCGTGAACATGCAGTCCGAGCTCGCGCGCATCGCCGGGGCGGACTTCGTGCACGTGGACGTCATGGACAACCATTTCGTCCCCAACCTCACGTTCGGTCCGCAGATGGTCGGGCGCATCCAGGACACCAGCCCCGTGCCGCTGGACGTGCACCTGATGATCGACGAGCCCGAGCGCTGGGCGCCCGGGTATGCCGAGCTGGGTGCGGCCTCGGTCACCTTCCACCTGGAGGCCTCCGCCGAACCGATCACCCTCGCGCGCAAGCTGCGCGCCGCCGGCGCGCGCGCGGGGGTCGCGATCAAGCCGGACACGCCGGGGGAGTCGCTCTACGACGTGCTCGACGAGTTCGACCAGGTGCTGGTGATGACGGTGGAACCCGGATTCGGCGGCCAGTCCTTCCGCGAGGAGACGATGCCCAAGCTGCGCACGCTCGTGGACGAGGCGCGCCGGCGCGGATCGGCGGTGTGGTTCCAGGTCGACGGGGGGATCTCCGAGTCGACGATCGCCCAGGCCGCCGAGGCCGGCGCCGACACGTTCGTCGCCGGATCCGCCGTGTTCGGCTCCGACGATCCGGACGCCGCGATCGCGCATCTGCGCAGTCTCGCCCGCCGCCACCACACCGGGCCCTGA
- a CDS encoding phosphoribosyl-ATP diphosphatase, with product MKTFDALFAELSAKAIERPAGSGTVAQLDAGIHTIGKKVVEEAAEVWMAAEYESDDATAEEISQLLYHLQVLMLAKGLTLQDVYRHL from the coding sequence GTGAAGACGTTCGACGCCCTGTTCGCCGAGCTGAGCGCCAAGGCCATCGAGCGCCCCGCCGGCTCGGGCACCGTCGCGCAGCTGGATGCGGGAATCCACACGATCGGCAAGAAGGTCGTCGAAGAGGCCGCCGAGGTGTGGATGGCGGCGGAGTACGAATCCGACGACGCCACGGCCGAAGAGATCTCCCAGCTGCTCTACCACCTGCAGGTGCTCATGCTCGCCAAGGGCCTGACCCTCCAGGACGTCTACCGACATCTCTGA
- the hisF gene encoding imidazole glycerol phosphate synthase subunit HisF — translation MSLARRVIPCLDVAAGRVVKGVNFENLRDMGDPVELARLYFDQGADEITFLDVTATVDERATTYDVVRRTAEEVFIPLTVGGGVRSADDVARLLGVGADKVGVNSAAIARPALVDEIADRFGAQVLVLSLDVKRSRAAESGFVVTTHGGRTETSLDALAWAREAIARGAGELLVNSIDADGTKAGFDLELVALMREVSSVPVIASGGAGALEHFAPAIHAGADAVLAASVFHTGALTVGDVKAALAADGIEVRR, via the coding sequence ATGTCCCTCGCCCGCCGCGTCATCCCGTGCCTGGATGTGGCCGCCGGGCGCGTGGTCAAGGGCGTGAACTTCGAGAACCTCCGCGACATGGGCGACCCGGTCGAACTGGCTCGCCTCTACTTCGATCAGGGCGCCGACGAGATCACGTTCCTGGACGTCACCGCGACCGTCGACGAGCGCGCCACGACGTACGACGTCGTGCGGCGCACCGCGGAAGAGGTCTTCATCCCGCTCACGGTCGGGGGCGGCGTGCGCTCCGCCGACGACGTCGCCCGGCTCCTGGGCGTGGGTGCCGACAAGGTCGGCGTCAACTCCGCCGCGATCGCCCGGCCGGCGCTGGTGGATGAGATCGCCGACCGGTTCGGCGCACAGGTCCTCGTGCTCTCCCTCGACGTCAAGCGTTCGCGCGCCGCCGAGTCCGGTTTCGTCGTCACGACGCACGGCGGACGCACCGAGACGTCGCTGGATGCCCTGGCCTGGGCGCGCGAGGCCATTGCGCGCGGGGCCGGCGAGCTGCTGGTGAACTCCATCGACGCCGACGGCACGAAGGCGGGATTCGACCTGGAACTCGTCGCGCTCATGCGCGAGGTCTCCAGCGTCCCCGTCATCGCCTCGGGCGGTGCGGGGGCGCTCGAGCATTTCGCCCCCGCCATCCACGCGGGCGCCGACGCGGTGCTGGCGGCATCGGTGTTCCACACCGGCGCGCTCACCGTCGGCGATGTGAAAGCGGCTCTGGCCGCGGACGGGATCGAGGTGCGGCGATGA
- a CDS encoding transcription antitermination factor NusB, whose translation MQGARRVAYDVLRAVDEADAYANLLLPHAIERVGLDAKDAALATELTYGTLRRRGTYDAVIALAADRSVDDIDPPVRDALRLGVHQILSTRVASHAAVNESVELVRRAGGRSAAGFANAVLRRVARETPGSWLQRVGESARSNDERISLASSHPVWIIRAFRRALAAEGRADELDDLLLADNAAPRVTLAALPGLAPVPSDAPRGRYSPYAFPLAGGDPDAAVSASGGRVRVQDEGSQLAALALSRAGTVRPGERWLDLCAGPGGKTALLAAEALTAGATLEANELVPARAELVRRSVAAVPLEVPVSEEDGRVRAASTPGAYDRILVDAPCTGIGALRRRPEARWRKTPADVPPLATLQRELLLAAVEGLRPGGIVAYVTCSPHLAETAGVVAEVRRELGDAVEELDARAVLREVSRSPIDLPDQTDGSGRAQLWPHRHGTDAMSIALLRKRA comes from the coding sequence GTGCAGGGGGCGCGGCGGGTCGCCTACGACGTCCTGCGCGCCGTGGATGAGGCCGACGCGTACGCCAACCTCCTGCTTCCGCACGCGATCGAACGCGTCGGGCTCGATGCGAAGGACGCCGCCCTCGCGACCGAGCTCACCTACGGCACGCTGCGCCGGCGCGGCACCTACGATGCCGTGATCGCCCTGGCCGCCGACCGCAGCGTCGACGACATCGACCCGCCGGTCCGTGACGCGCTGCGCCTGGGCGTGCACCAGATCCTGTCCACGCGCGTGGCCTCGCACGCCGCCGTCAACGAGTCCGTCGAGCTCGTGCGCCGCGCCGGCGGGCGGAGCGCGGCGGGTTTCGCCAACGCCGTGCTGCGGCGGGTGGCGCGCGAGACCCCCGGCTCGTGGCTTCAGCGCGTGGGGGAATCCGCGCGCTCCAACGACGAACGCATCTCCCTCGCCTCCTCGCATCCGGTGTGGATCATCCGCGCCTTCCGCCGCGCGCTGGCCGCCGAGGGTCGCGCGGACGAGCTGGACGACCTGCTCCTGGCCGACAACGCCGCGCCGCGCGTGACCCTCGCCGCCCTCCCCGGGCTCGCGCCGGTCCCGTCCGACGCGCCGCGGGGCAGGTACTCGCCGTACGCGTTCCCCTTGGCCGGCGGCGATCCCGACGCCGCCGTCTCGGCCAGCGGCGGGCGCGTCCGCGTGCAGGACGAGGGATCGCAATTGGCCGCCCTCGCCCTCAGCCGCGCCGGCACGGTCCGGCCGGGGGAGCGGTGGCTGGACCTGTGCGCAGGGCCCGGCGGCAAGACCGCCCTCCTGGCGGCGGAGGCGCTCACGGCCGGCGCGACCCTGGAGGCCAACGAGCTCGTCCCCGCGCGCGCGGAGCTGGTGCGCCGCTCCGTCGCCGCGGTGCCGCTGGAGGTCCCCGTCTCCGAGGAGGACGGGCGCGTCCGCGCCGCCTCCACGCCCGGTGCGTACGACCGCATCCTCGTCGACGCGCCCTGCACGGGCATCGGTGCTCTCCGGCGCCGCCCGGAGGCCCGGTGGCGCAAGACCCCCGCCGACGTCCCGCCGTTGGCGACGCTGCAGCGCGAGCTGCTGCTCGCCGCGGTGGAGGGCCTGCGGCCCGGCGGCATCGTCGCGTACGTCACGTGCTCGCCGCACCTGGCCGAGACCGCCGGCGTCGTCGCCGAGGTGCGCCGCGAGCTCGGCGACGCCGTGGAAGAGCTCGATGCGCGCGCCGTGCTGCGCGAGGTCTCGCGGTCGCCGATCGACCTGCCGGATCAGACCGACGGGTCCGGGCGCGCGCAGCTGTGGCCGCACCGCCACGGCACGGATGCGATGTCGATCGCGCTGCTGCGCAAGCGGGCGTGA